GCGCGTGGTCTGGTCGGAAAAGAGGCGGATGACGTCGCTATCATCAAAACCCCGGGTGGCGATGTGGAATATGAGATCCTGAAGGTGGAATACCTTTAAGATATTGCTACGCTTTGAAATGCGTTGCTGCATATTGTAAAGAAAGGAAAAAGGCCGCATAGCGGCCTTTTATCCCATGCAGGAGCATGGCACTTTCTTTGCCCGCCTTATGAGCGAGGCAGAGAAATTTTGCTCTCTTTTGCAGGGCGATACAGCACCAGCGTTTTGCCGATGACCTGTACGTTGCAAGCTTTAGTTTCGCGAATGATAGCGTCAACGATCAGCAGCTTGGTTTCACGATCTTCCGAGGCAATTTTTACCTTGATCAATTCGTGATGTTCGAGCGCCTGTTCGATCTCGGCGAGCACACCTTCAGTCAGGCCGTT
The DNA window shown above is from Pantoea sp. At-9b and carries:
- the yhbY gene encoding ribosome assembly RNA-binding protein YhbY — encoded protein: MNLSTKQKQHLKGLAHPLKPVVMLGGNGLTEGVLAEIEQALEHHELIKVKIASEDRETKLLIVDAIIRETKACNVQVIGKTLVLYRPAKESKISLPRS